From the genome of Oncorhynchus tshawytscha isolate Ot180627B linkage group LG31, Otsh_v2.0, whole genome shotgun sequence, one region includes:
- the LOC112229995 gene encoding ictacalcin, with amino-acid sequence MSGIQQAMSLLIASFHKYSGKEGDKFTLSKVELKELLQAELGEMLGKASDKTAVDRIFKDLDSNKDNTVDFKEYVTLVSCLTVMCNDFFIKK; translated from the exons ATGTCTGGGATCCAGCAGGCCATGTCTCTCCTCATCGCCTCCTTCCACAAGTACTctgggaaggagggagacaaGTTCACCCTCAGCAAGGTTGAGCTGAAAGAGCTGCTCCAGGCTGAACTAGGGGAGATGCTGGGG AAAGCCAGTGACAAGACAGCAGTGGACAGAATCTTCAAGGACCTGGACTCTAACAAAGACAACACTGTCGACTTCAAGGAGTATGTCACTTTGGTGTCCTGCCTCACGGTGATGTGCAATGACTTCTTCATAAAGAAGTAA